CCGAATGCGAGACGTGCGATCGGAGTATCATTTTTGAATACGATAATAGAATGTCCCATAGCACAATTTTACAAATAATCGTTGAATTGTTCGTTATAAGTAAAGATACTATGCCGTTAAAAGAGAAAATTCACACGATTGAAAAATATTTTTCATCGTGATGTAGGAAACGATCATGCTAAGCGTATTAATAACAAAGACAATAGGTCTTGGAAAATACAATCTACTTAGGTTAATTGAAAAGTGCAGTGACAACAAGTGCGCCCCTGCGGAATTGAAACAGCTCATTGAGCTAGTATTAGCAGATCTTCAGTAAGAACCAAACGCACAGAGTTAAGAAACAATCATCTTCAAACAATCAATTGAAATATTAAGTGATCCAATACAGAAATTAAACTGATTACAAAAAACAAGGTTATTTTCTTCGGAAACAGTGCTTTCATTGTACTATAGGAAACTTCAGGGTATCTAAGAAATTTATTAAGGAGTTAATCACCGAATATACAAGCATTTTGCATGATTGATATTATACTTGGGTTTATAAATAGTTCTTGCCATAGGTGGCCATTAGTGAATCATCTATGGTCTAACCATAGTATTTATTGGCTGCTTTTTTTAAAATCATTGACATTACATCATCTCTTCGTCTAAAAAACTATAAAACCCATACCTGGAAACAATCAGATGGTCATGCACACTGATCCCTAAGATATCCCCGCCGGACTTCAGTTTCCTGGTCAATGTCAGATCAGCATCACTCGGAGATAACTCCCCACTTGGATGGTTATGTGCCAGTATGATCGCACTCGCACAGGCCTTCAGTGCAACCGCAAAGATCACCTTAGGATCAGCAACCGTTCCCGAAAAACCACCCTGTGAAATATTCACCACACCCAATACCCTACCCCTCCTGTTGAGCAACATCACTTTAAACTCTTCCACAAGCTCCAACCTTCCATCATCCCAGCGATCCATTAAAACCTCGTAGGCTCCCCTGGAAGAAGTAACCTGCGGCAGCTCTGCCAATTTAAACGCCGGACGGTAACTGATCTCAATCTCTGCCACTTTAAAACTTAAATTTTCCATAATTTTTCTGATTTAATTATGGAACCCAGCAAGGTTCAGCTTCTGCCAAAGCAAAAGGAGGAACGGAATAAATGGGTAAGCGGGCAAAGGCCACAGGAGCGTTTATGCCGGAAATTCCTTTGCGTGCCAGAACTGAACCTTAAATTGGACAGAATTGAGTAAGAAACCCAATCTGTCTTAGAAAATCAAGACTTCTTTATAGTAATTGATTATTGCATGGGCGGTGAATCCATGTAGGCAATAGCAGATCTCTATATTACCATCTTCGAAAACATTTGACGCTTTTCCTCCTATATTAGATTTATCGAATTCCTATGAAAAAGGTTTTATTGACTTCGTTTTCCCTTATTTTATTCAATTTTTCCATTGCACAATCTGCTTCTGATCCATTAAAGGCGCTATTTATTACCAAAGACATTTCAAATTTCTGGAGCGCATTTGACAAAATATATACTGAATCTCACACTAACCCATTTGAAAACCTTTATCTTAGACCAGGGTTCCCCAGGCATCCAGGCATTTATGAAGGGTAGAATAGAGCATGCAAGCTCACTGCTTAATACGGTTCGGGAACGAAAGAATGAATATTTAAAAGCCAGAGAAAATAGCCTGAAAATGCCCGAGAATAAAAAGCAATGCCGGGCAGCATTTATGGCGCTAAAATATCTGTATCCTAAAGCTGTCTTTCCTAATGTATTTTGTAATCGGAAGATTTAATTCCAGAGGACATTCCAATCGTAAAGGATTAATCATCGGATGCCAAAACATAAACCAATTTGGTCTGTAAAAGGAAATAAAAACGGCTATAAACTGACTTTTTTGGTAGAAATGTCAGATTAAAGAAATATTGATCATCTGCCTTTCGATAAGCAACTACTTGGTTTGATTTTTGAACCAGGTACACAAATTACTTTAAGTGCCGATATGAAAAAATTTCTTCCATTTTTGTTCGCCAGTGCTGTTTCTGTCATAGCGATACTGTCATCATTTACTCTTTCGGACCCTGAGTTAGGGATCTCTACAGCCTTAGTGAGTTGGATGGCCTGCCTATGGATTATTTCGGGTGACCGCAAAAACCGCAGATGCCTTTCCTAAAGGATATTTTGCGGGACATTATTCCATTTAGATTTCAATATATACTGTATTCTTATGATTTGGGGTATCATCAAGTTCTAATATATACAGGTATTGGACAGAATACAACAGTATATATTTCCAGTCCCGCATTTCAAGTTCAACTGTGGAAGCCTTTCACAGCGATCTTATTTCAATAAACCCGTCGCCTCTGCAATTCTACATGCTTCGATCGCATTTGTTGCATTCAACTTTTGAAAAATATTCTGCCGGTGCCTGTTTACCGTATTAATGCTAATCGCTAATTTTTTCGATATTTCCCTACTCTTGAGTCCATAGCCGATCATTTGTAATATTTCTTTTTCCCTTTCCGATAAAATATCCCCGAATTTTTCCCGGTTTAGGTCGATCACAGTTCCGCTCTGGCTATTGATAATCAGTGCGTCAGGGCATCCCAGATCCGGGTGGTCGAAAATTCTATGGTACAGACAGAGCGCTAAGCTGATACTACCTTCGGCAGTACTGCTGATGTAGATCAACCGGTGCCTCAATGATACAATATTTCCATTCGCCCTGACCAGCCGAAGCCTGGTTACAGCTTCGAAATATGTACGTTCCTCTGGAGAAATCGCATTAAGTAGCTGAAAAAACTGCAGTTCGAGTCGGATTTTTTTTTCCATGTCCTCCGGATTGATCAGCTGCAGTAAATTATCTTCCCAGATCGAATCCACCTCGGGATCTGTTTTTTCCAGGCCCAACTGTGCCGCAATCGCTCCGTAATAAATATAGCTTTTACGTTTTTTCAGATCACTGAGCACGCTGATACAATTTTCCATCCTTGCATACATCTGAGCGATCAGCTTGCCCTCTTCAAGGTCCAAAACTGGTTTTGCAGGATCATTAAACTCCTGGCTGAACAATTTAATGTTAAGCAGATTACGTGTACTGTTCATCATATTTTAATGGTTAAATATAACCATTGCAGTGGTTTTTTATCCTTATTAATTTGCGGACTTAAACAACGGACATAGGGTTCCGACAACAATAAAAGCAAAAAATGAAAAAAATCCTTACCGTAATTGGCCTCCTATTTATTTTTAGTAAAACATATGCACAGCGCCTAGAAAAACTGCAATGGTTCAACGAACCTGATAACTGGGAAATCAAAGGCAAAAGCCTAGTTATGCAGGTGACACCAAAAAGTGATTACTGGCGCATTTCGCATTATGGCTTCACAGTGGATGATGCACCATTTTATTACAGCACCTATGGTGGGGAGTTTGAGGCAAAGGTCAAGTTGACCGGTGCATATAAAGCCCGGTTTGACCAGATGGGACTGATGATCCGTACAGATCACAAAAACTATATCAAGACAGGTGTCGAATATGTGGATGGCAAATTCAACGTAAGCACAGTGGTTACACACAATAAAAGCGACTGGAGCGTAACGACCTTAGACAAAACCCCTCCGTTTATCTGGATAAAAGTCGTTCGTAGGCTAGATGCAGTCGAAATATTCTATTCTTTGGACGATAAAACCTATATCATGACCCGCAATGCTCCATTGGAGGATAACGCACCGGTTCTTGTAGGGTTAATGGCAGCCTCCCCTGACGGTGATGGCTTTGAGGCAAAATTTGAAAACTTTTCGGTCAAACACCTACCGGACCAACGCCGACTGGATTGGCTTAAAAATCACTAATAAGAGCTATAACAGCAGTCCTTGGCTCGTCAACTTTTAAGGCAGCGTTATTTCTGCAGATAATAGAATGCTACTATACTTAAAACCGTAGTCAGAAACATGCAGGAATATACTTGTTTCATTACCAAATATCTGATGAAATTGGATAACGTTCTAAAATCCCATAGCAGTTTTGTAGTAAATGAAGTGAAGCGGAATTTGAGCTATCCGCTTCACTAATACAATGAGTACTAATAACAATTTAGTTAAGGTTTAAAGCCTGGTTATCGGCGTCAACAGCAAGTTGAATAAGGTGATGTACCAAAAAAGCATCAACTGTTCTTTCCGGAAGTAAAAAGCTGCAGCCACCCGGTTTTAAAAGGATGCAAGATGAGTTTAAATGACTTGGATATAAATCCACATGGGGCCTTGTTGAATCTTGGTCTTGTCTCCCGCGTATTAACCTTTAGGTTTCAGCTTCCAAAGCGGTTAACGATGTCAGCAAACCTTTTCCAAAATGGCAAAAGAAAAATTCCTCTAACAATCGGGACAATATCATAACCCATAGCTACACCATTGGTGAGCACAATACAGTTATTCATATATCGCAGCCTGTGTTTCCTGATCGGGCCGATGGTGTGATAGCCGATATAACATTTCATCATTAATACATGGCTTATTTTTCAAAAACCATAAATAAATTAAGCCCCTTATTATGGCATTTATTTTGGTCTAGTTTTGAAACTATAACTTCCATTGCCTGTTAAAAGCGAGCTCCATAAAATTAAGCACAAGGGTTTGCCTGTTTTTTTTAAAAACAACAAGCTCCAATGATCCTTTTTCTTTAATTAGGGAATCACCTTTGGAAATAGCGCTGCGCCATTCAGGATAGATCTGGTAACGATATCCATTACTAAGTACCAGTGTATCCATTAACTTATTATTACGGCCAGGATGTATAGCATCTACCACTCCCTTAATGGCAATTACTTTATTTATTTGCAATATCCTGTTCGCAATACATCCCCTCAACAGTACAGAAATCAACAGACTGCCCATAACTACCGAACCCACTGCTATCAAGGCAGGAACTAATCCGTTGCGTCTTAAAAACTTCTGGTTAATCTTTTCTTTCAAACCTGCTAATCCCTTTGTGCTCTTTTTTATTTTTTTGGTGTGCATTATAATTTATAGCTTATTGATTCCAGCAGGTTTTATTAATTTACTGTTACAAGTTGCAAAAGGGAGCTACACAAGGCCCAATGTTTCTTTCATTTAGCCTTGTATATGCTCCTGTTGGTGCCTTCTATTTACCCAAAGGGCAACTGGTGTTAAATTCTTTAGTGTTTATCAGGATATGGACTGTTTTCTGTTTAGCACCTGCCTTTTATATGACCAGAAAAAAACTATTGGAAAAACAAACAGGTTGAAAACAGTGTCGGTAACCAGCCCCCCTATTACTACTATGGCCAACGGTTTGGAAGCTTCCGATCCTATGCCTGATGAAACAGCAGCTGGCAATAGGCCAATTGCGGCCATCATTGCCGTCATGATGACCGAACGGATACGGCTCCCCATCGCATTACGCAAGGCGTCGGTAAAAGTAGCATCAGGATTTGACTTTAACTCCTCCATATTACTTTTAAATTTCGTCAAAAGGATCACTCCGTTTTGGATACAGATACCAAATAAGGCTATAAACCCTATTCCGGCAGAGATACTGAAATTAACATGGGTAATTAATAGCGCTAATATGCCTCCAGTGATGGCAAAGGGCACGTTATTCAACACCAGCAGGGAATCTTTTATGGAGCCAAAAAGAACAAATAAAATCAAAAAGATCGCCAGCAGACAAATGGGAACAACCAGTTGCAAACGGGCTGTTGCACGTTGCTGGTTCTCAAAATCACCTGCCCATTCTAAAAAGAAGCCTTTATCAAGCTTTACATTCTCATTAATTTTCTTCTGCGCCTCGGCAATGGTGCTTCCCATATCGCGCCCCCTTATGGAGAATTTAATGGCACCATATCGCATACCATTATCTCGGTAAATGATACTCGGCCCGATCTTTTTTTCAATTGATGCAATTTCCTTCAAAGGAATTTTCGTTCCTGCAAGTGTTGGAACCCTTAGATCTCCAATGGCGTCTCCATTGTTCCTGAAACTTTCAGGATAACGGATCCTCAAATCAAACTTGCGTTCCCCTTCATAAATCTGCGTAGCAGACTGCCCGCCAATGGCCATCTGTATAACTGCATTGGCATCGGCTGTGG
The nucleotide sequence above comes from Pedobacter riviphilus. Encoded proteins:
- a CDS encoding Lrp/AsnC ligand binding domain-containing protein, with amino-acid sequence MLKTVVRNMQEYTCFITKYLMKLDNVLKSHSSFVVNEVKRNLSYPLH
- a CDS encoding DUF1349 domain-containing protein; translation: MKKILTVIGLLFIFSKTYAQRLEKLQWFNEPDNWEIKGKSLVMQVTPKSDYWRISHYGFTVDDAPFYYSTYGGEFEAKVKLTGAYKARFDQMGLMIRTDHKNYIKTGVEYVDGKFNVSTVVTHNKSDWSVTTLDKTPPFIWIKVVRRLDAVEIFYSLDDKTYIMTRNAPLEDNAPVLVGLMAASPDGDGFEAKFENFSVKHLPDQRRLDWLKNH
- a CDS encoding helix-turn-helix transcriptional regulator, whose protein sequence is MMNSTRNLLNIKLFSQEFNDPAKPVLDLEEGKLIAQMYARMENCISVLSDLKKRKSYIYYGAIAAQLGLEKTDPEVDSIWEDNLLQLINPEDMEKKIRLELQFFQLLNAISPEERTYFEAVTRLRLVRANGNIVSLRHRLIYISSTAEGSISLALCLYHRIFDHPDLGCPDALIINSQSGTVIDLNREKFGDILSEREKEILQMIGYGLKSREISKKLAISINTVNRHRQNIFQKLNATNAIEACRIAEATGLLK
- a CDS encoding JAB domain-containing protein; protein product: MENLSFKVAEIEISYRPAFKLAELPQVTSSRGAYEVLMDRWDDGRLELVEEFKVMLLNRRGRVLGVVNISQGGFSGTVADPKVIFAVALKACASAIILAHNHPSGELSPSDADLTLTRKLKSGGDILGISVHDHLIVSRYGFYSFLDEEMM